In Pirellula sp. SH-Sr6A, the DNA window AACGCGAGAAAAACGGGCTTGGAATGTGGGAAGAAATCGGACGTCGGTCCGCGTCGGGGGAATTTCCAAAAGGGACCGACCTCTTCTTGACCAAATTTTGTGGACTCTTTTATGTTGCACCCGCTCAAGACTCTTATATGTGTCGGATGCGGCTTCCTGGGGGAGTCTTGCGAGCGGAGCAGCTCCGAGGAGTGGCCGAGCTAGCGGACGATTGCGCTGGTGGATTTGTGGATGTGACGACGCGTGCCAATCTGCAACTGCGAGAAATACCCGCTGGACGCGCGATGGACGTTCTTTCCGGTTTGCGAGATCTCGGAATTGTGACGACGGGTGCAGGGGCCGACAATGTTCGAAATGTGACTTGCAGTACGCTTAGTGGCATCGATTCGACCGAACTCATCGAGACCTTGCCGCTCGCAAAGGAATTGCATTACCACATTCTCCACAAGCCAGAGCTCTATGGGTTGCCTCGCAAATTCAATATCGCGTTCGATGGAGGTGGACAAATCAGCTGTCTTGCTGAGACGAATGATGTGAGCTGGCAAGCCGTTCGGGTAGAGCGCGAAGTCCGAAGTATTCCAAAAGGTATCTACTTTTTACTTGGTCTGGGAGGTATTACTGGACACGGGGATTTCGCGAGATCGACTGGTGTTCTCGCTGCTCCTTCCGAATGTGTACCTCTTTGCGAGGCAATCCTTCGAGTCTTCATTCGAAATGGTGATCGGACCGACCGCAAGAAAGCGCGTCTCAAATATCTTCTCGACGACTGGGGATTCGAGAAGTTTCTGAACGAAGTCGAGAAAGAATACAAGGCGCCCATTCGACGGGTCGAACCGAGGGACTATGTTGCGACCGAGAATGTGGATCGCTGGGCACACGTCGATGTCCATCGTCAAAAACAACTCGATCGGTGCTATGTCGGAGTCATCTGCCCCGTCGGTCGATTGACCAGTACGCAATGCCGTGGCCTAGCGGCAATTGCCGGCACGTTTGGGAATGGAACGCTTCGGCTAACGGTGTGGCAGAACATCATCCTTCCTCATATTCCTACTGAGGATGTTCCTCGAGTCCTAGAGGAGATCTCCGCGTTGGGATTGGAATGGGAACGAAACAGTGTGCGGGCGGGACTGGTGGCGTGCACCGGAAGTGCAGGGTGCAAATATGCAGGAGCAGACACCAAGCGAAACGCCCAGGAGCTGGCGACGTATCTCGAAGATCGAATCGAACTGGATCAGCCGGTCAACATCCATTTCACCGGCTGTCACCACAGTTGCGCTCAACACGCCATCGGTGATATTGGGTTGATCGCCACGAAAGTCGAGTGGGGAGACGAAGTGATCGATGGGTATCACATTCTTTTGGGAGGGCGTACAGGATTCGATCATGCGATCGCAACCAAGGTCTTAGAGTCTGTGCCCGAGAATGGGGTACCCGCCGCTGTCGAACGGATCCTCCGGTTGTATCTCGAACATCGAAATGGCGTGGAATCCTTCGCAGACTTCTCAAAAACGGCAGATTGGCTATCCCTGCTATCGGAACAACGAACGGGAGTGATGAACTGAGATGAATTTGCAGCTTGTACCCGATTCCGCTCCCTTTTCCGCAGAGCAACGAGCTTGGCTCAATGGATTTTTATCCGGTGTATTGGGAGGGTTGGATCCTAAACTGCCGGGTGGATCCGAAGTGCAGCACTCGACGGGGACCGCGATCGAGGCGAAAGAGCAGAATCCGTCTCCCACCAACTCTTCGGAGTCTGTGTCGTCCTATCCATGGCACGACTCGTCGCTTTCGATCACGGAACGAATGCGATTGGCGCAGGAGCAACCGACCGAACGAAAGCTGATGGCGGCGATGGCCCAATTGAACTGCGGGTCATGCGGATACCTTTGCAAGTCGTACGCAGAGGCGATCGCGAACGGCAGCGAGAAAAATTTGACACTCTGCTCGCCCGGCGGCGCGGCGACGGCAAAGATGCTGCGGAAACTGGTCAAGGAATCTTCGGCTCCCGCGTCAAACCTGGCTACGTCGGGGGCTCGCAACTCCGGCCCCCATGTGGACGCTAACGCGGAACAAGAAATGGGAACGCGCGCCAATCCTGTATCCGCTGAGTTGATCTCCTCCGATCGATTAAACGGACGCGGCTCGTTGAAGGACACTCGGCATGTGGTGATTCATTTGCCTGATTCGGGGCTTCGATACCAAGTAGGGGATGCTCTGGGAGTTTATCCGACCAACTGTACCGAACTCGTCGATCGATTTCTGATCGCGTCGCGATTGGCCCTAGATGCAAACGCTGTCGTGAACGGGAAATGCGTTGGTTTGAAGGACGAACTGCAACACCGTTGCCTGCGAACAATACCGATGGAGATTGTTGAAGCGGCCGTGACACTGATTAAGGAACGACCCAAAAGGAATGGGCAGGTTCGTGCGGATGCAAATATCGTTGCGGAGCTTCAGGCCTTTTCCGAATCGGATCAATTCGATGATCTGGATTGTGTCGAGTTCATGGAGTTATTCCCGTCCATACCATGGACTCCTCAAATCGTCATCGATTGCCTGCAACCCATCGCGCCGCGACTTTATTCCATTGCGAGCAGCCAGTCTCGTTACCCTCGCGAAGTCCATTTGACAGTAAGTCGAGTGGAGAGCATGATCCGAGATCGGACGAGGAAAGGTGTCGCATCGACAATGCTTGCCGACCGATTGATGCCCGGTAGTCATGTGAAGATTTTTGTTCATAAGTCCCATGGCTTCACGATCCCATTGGATCCTAAGGCGCCGATGATCATGGTTGGACCGGGTACCGGCATCGCACCTTTTATCGCCTTCCTACAGCAACGGGAAGTAGATCAAGCGTTAGGAAAGAATTGGCTTTTCTTCGGTGATCAGACGCGAGAGAACGATTTTCTTTATCGCGAACAATTGTCGAGGTGGGAGGAGAACAACGTGCTTTCTCGCCTTGATCTCGCCTTTAGTCGCGACACTGCCGAGAAAATCTATGTTCAACATCGCATAAAAGAGAATGGTGCAGAGCTGTTCGAATGGCTTGAGTCCGGGGCTTATTTTTTCGTTTGCGGAGATGCGCGGCGGATGGCGCTCGATGTCGAAAATACGTTGTTAGAAGTCATCGCATTGCATGGGAAACTGACACCAACTCAAGCGCAATCTTACTTGAAAAAATTGAAAGAATCCGGACGTTATGTCCGGGATGTTTACTGAGGAGAACGTCGCGCGAAGGCTTGAACCGGAGCTCAATTTCCTCCGCTTTCCACGGCGGCCAATGCGCAATCGTGGAGCCATCGTTCTATAGCGGTCGCGATTTGAAACCATTGCATCAGTTGGCCGACGTGAAGCTCGTCGATGATGGGAAGATCAATTTGGGTTTGGGCGAGGGCCGATTGCTGTCCCTGCTCGATGCCGAGTTCCAGCTCGCTCCGCCATTTGGAAGGAAGCGTTTCACCCGGCTCCAATTCGAGCGCATCGAATCGCCATGCGCCTGTGGTAATATGATGCCGAACGCATCGGCTTAACGGAATAGGAGATTGTGCGGGATCGAAGGTGTCTTTCGATGGAAATTCAACGCTCTCGCAACCGAATCGAGACGTCGCGAAAGTATTCGGCAGCCACGCGTCGACGATGGTTTCATACCACTCACCGATGGGCCTTAGACTGCTGCCCCAAAGTTGGAGTATCCGGGGATGAGGACTCCAAAACGGATGGATCGAACCGTTTGCGAGTGCGAGATGAATCGGGGAGCACGAAAGCTCGAACGATTGTTCGGTACATTGCGAACCAGCCGATGCACCAGCGAGCAACTCCATGACATTCACCCCTAGCAATGCGGCGGATAAGAGAGTCGCTGCGGTCGAGATCGAATCGGGAACGCCGATGCGATCTGCGAGGTCAACGTATTGAGAAAGCCCCAGTCCTTTGTAACGGTCCAGCCAGCGATTGTTACGTGAGGTCACCGCCACAACACTTTCGCCGATCCGTGCGGAATCATTGTCCAGTTGACGGCGAAGGGCGGGTAGGAAATAACGGAAAGCCAAATCGCTTCGCAGGCTACCTTGGTCAGGCTCCATGATCACCATAGCCCATCGGTCGGCAATATCGTGACAATGCAAGTCTCGGTGGGTACCCAGCATATGAAGCGCACCTTGGATCGAATCGTTGTCGAGATCGTGACCGACAAAAGTGATTCTCGGTTTGCTTCCGCGATCACCGCGAGAAAGCTCGTTCCAAAACGGCTGGCAACAGGTACTCCAAACCGATTCGATAGCGAGCTTGATTTCGGGGGGCGCAAAGATAACGACGCGATCGACGATTGCATGCGTTCGATTCGCAATTCGAAAGATGTTTGCCAGCAAACTGCCGCGACGGTCCAGTCCGTAAGCTTGCATGAGTCCGCGAGGGCGCTGAAGGAGTGAATGGAGCGGCGCGTACCCGAGCAATTGGGCGACGGATCTGTCTCCACTTAGGGGCGTCAGGGGGGGGCTTGGGCAACCATGCCATTCC includes these proteins:
- a CDS encoding NirA family protein produces the protein MNAPETFTKEQQAYLQGLVLGTDVARTIRQLPVLSGSLGSKELLSTVLQVGGKVGPSTSHLSAMHLEAQQRFEASGKQLVTEEKAKREKNGLGMWEEIGRRSASGEFPKGTDLFLTKFCGLFYVAPAQDSYMCRMRLPGGVLRAEQLRGVAELADDCAGGFVDVTTRANLQLREIPAGRAMDVLSGLRDLGIVTTGAGADNVRNVTCSTLSGIDSTELIETLPLAKELHYHILHKPELYGLPRKFNIAFDGGGQISCLAETNDVSWQAVRVEREVRSIPKGIYFLLGLGGITGHGDFARSTGVLAAPSECVPLCEAILRVFIRNGDRTDRKKARLKYLLDDWGFEKFLNEVEKEYKAPIRRVEPRDYVATENVDRWAHVDVHRQKQLDRCYVGVICPVGRLTSTQCRGLAAIAGTFGNGTLRLTVWQNIILPHIPTEDVPRVLEEISALGLEWERNSVRAGLVACTGSAGCKYAGADTKRNAQELATYLEDRIELDQPVNIHFTGCHHSCAQHAIGDIGLIATKVEWGDEVIDGYHILLGGRTGFDHAIATKVLESVPENGVPAAVERILRLYLEHRNGVESFADFSKTADWLSLLSEQRTGVMN
- a CDS encoding sulfite reductase subunit alpha → MNLQLVPDSAPFSAEQRAWLNGFLSGVLGGLDPKLPGGSEVQHSTGTAIEAKEQNPSPTNSSESVSSYPWHDSSLSITERMRLAQEQPTERKLMAAMAQLNCGSCGYLCKSYAEAIANGSEKNLTLCSPGGAATAKMLRKLVKESSAPASNLATSGARNSGPHVDANAEQEMGTRANPVSAELISSDRLNGRGSLKDTRHVVIHLPDSGLRYQVGDALGVYPTNCTELVDRFLIASRLALDANAVVNGKCVGLKDELQHRCLRTIPMEIVEAAVTLIKERPKRNGQVRADANIVAELQAFSESDQFDDLDCVEFMELFPSIPWTPQIVIDCLQPIAPRLYSIASSQSRYPREVHLTVSRVESMIRDRTRKGVASTMLADRLMPGSHVKIFVHKSHGFTIPLDPKAPMIMVGPGTGIAPFIAFLQQREVDQALGKNWLFFGDQTRENDFLYREQLSRWEENNVLSRLDLAFSRDTAEKIYVQHRIKENGAELFEWLESGAYFFVCGDARRMALDVENTLLEVIALHGKLTPTQAQSYLKKLKESGRYVRDVY